The Antarcticibacterium sp. 1MA-6-2 genome has a window encoding:
- a CDS encoding HD domain-containing protein: protein MEFFQKVYDKVITDLEQGLPPWLTYHNANHTRYVLQKAEEIAKEENVFGQDLLLVKVAALYHDTGFLKDRPDHEKLSCEIFIKDFKVSHFSPVEKEKICKIIKATKVPQNPNTLLEKIVADADLEYLGTELFNSFSRNLHREILHFEPDIKDRAWDELQINFLSNHKYHTKFCKSKKELGKTEKSARSKRKVNGT from the coding sequence ATGGAATTTTTTCAAAAGGTTTACGACAAGGTAATTACTGATTTGGAACAGGGCCTTCCCCCCTGGCTTACTTATCACAATGCAAATCACACCAGGTATGTATTACAAAAAGCAGAAGAAATTGCCAAAGAAGAAAATGTTTTTGGACAGGATTTACTACTGGTAAAGGTTGCCGCGCTTTATCACGACACAGGATTCCTTAAGGATCGCCCGGATCACGAAAAGCTAAGCTGCGAAATTTTCATAAAAGATTTTAAAGTTTCACATTTTTCTCCTGTTGAAAAAGAAAAGATCTGCAAAATAATTAAGGCTACCAAGGTGCCGCAAAATCCTAACACCCTGCTAGAAAAAATTGTAGCAGATGCTGATCTTGAATACCTGGGAACCGAACTTTTTAATAGCTTTAGTAGAAATCTACACCGTGAAATCCTTCATTTTGAACCAGATATAAAAGACCGGGCCTGGGATGAATTACAGATAAATTTCCTTTCAAACCACAAGTACCACACTAAATTTTGCAAAAGTAAAAAGGAGCTAGGTAAAACAGAAAAATCTGCTCGTAGTAAAAGAAAGGTTAATGGCACATAA
- a CDS encoding YitT family protein: MFNIPFLYLGYKKIGKTFSVNALLAVFLLSILMNFITFPQVTSDKVLIAVFGGLFIGLGIGLVIRGGGVIDGLEIIAHYTNKKFGFSTSEIIMAFNSLLFIGAAFEFGIETAMYSILVYYTAMKTSDYIVDGFEEFTALSIISKDFDKVKSLIVNDFGKAITVYKGERGYLPNAFNVKHDCDIVMTIVTRLEIHRMKVAIKEIDPQAFFYVQRIKEVTGGIGKHNNLQH, from the coding sequence ATATTTAATATCCCCTTCCTCTACCTGGGATATAAAAAAATTGGAAAAACTTTTAGTGTGAATGCCCTCCTGGCTGTATTTCTACTTTCAATTTTAATGAATTTCATCACCTTCCCTCAGGTTACCAGTGATAAAGTACTTATTGCGGTTTTTGGCGGTTTATTTATTGGTCTTGGAATAGGATTGGTAATTAGAGGAGGCGGTGTAATTGACGGCTTAGAAATCATTGCTCATTACACAAACAAGAAATTTGGCTTTTCCACAAGTGAAATTATTATGGCATTCAATTCTCTGCTTTTTATAGGTGCAGCCTTTGAATTTGGGATTGAGACTGCAATGTATTCCATTTTGGTCTATTATACTGCCATGAAGACATCAGATTATATTGTTGACGGCTTCGAAGAATTTACTGCTTTATCTATCATTTCAAAAGATTTTGACAAGGTTAAGTCTCTTATCGTTAATGATTTTGGTAAAGCTATAACAGTATATAAAGGAGAAAGAGGTTATCTTCCAAACGCATTCAATGTTAAGCATGATTGTGATATTGTTATGACTATAGTAACACGGCTTGAAATTCACAGGATGAAAGTGGCTATAAAAGAAATAGATCCCCAGGCATTCTTCTATGTGCAAAGGATCAAAGAAGTTACAGGAGGAATAGGGAAACATAATAACCTGCAACATTAA